In the Macadamia integrifolia cultivar HAES 741 unplaced genomic scaffold, SCU_Mint_v3 scaffold968, whole genome shotgun sequence genome, one interval contains:
- the LOC122070663 gene encoding probable RNA helicase SDE3 — translation MSWFLGILKFIFGGGEENETSGRRNPPYSDNGRKSVNLGVSNSGVADSSKFPRVPNSFTPTTSQSSISHNRSSVDSGISHYIVADKDIASIYVIPDSIKDMIKKDIVPEVLKKPLSPSTYRDYFAALLYAEDFYVEKWCNFCLSNVNLELHKASIYKKSNKSKNLDESDEHEDKMMVAFQIDLIPEKRPFLLSRDFVFVRPSGKNVEPFQGILYRVVKSTLVLAEFGYDFYAQHAENCKYDISFSFNRVCLKRSHQAVTAAMGSLFQSFLFPDQIERINNTALSSSFSSHLNLGRDQTMATTLITRLTGPPPFLIEGPVCVSAGRLSKTGLVIRDAVLKIYRTSPRCRILINAPTNSTCDLFLRSLTDVIPESEMFRANAAFRELDGVPYDILPSCEYKGECFTCPSLTELSNFKVILSTFVSSFRIHSEGIQPGHFSHIFLLDASSATEPETMVTLAFLADEKTSVVVTGALGNSSGWVRSDIARRYGLKKSYFQRLLESKPYNNLDGMFVMHLADDYP, via the exons ATGTCTTGGTTTCTTGGTATTTTGAAATTcatttttgggggtggggaagAAAATGAAACTTCAGGTAGAAGAAACCCTCCTTACTCTGATAATGGCAGAAAATCAGTAAATCTGGGGGTTTCTAATTCGGGTGTGGCAGATTCCTCAAAATTTCCTAGGGTACCAAACAGTTTTACTCCAACAACTTCTCAGTCTTCAATTAGCCATAATAGAAGTTCTGTAGATTCTGGGATTTCTCACTATATTGTGGCTGACAAGGATATAGCTTCTATTTATGTGATTCCTGATAGTATTAAAGATATGATAAAAAAGGACATTGTACCTGAAGTTCTCAAGAAGCCTTTATCCCCATCGACTTACAGGGACTACTTTGCTGCTTTGCTATATGCAGAGGACTTCTATGTTGAG AAGTGGTGCAATTTCTGTTTATCCAATGTCAACTTGGAGTTGCACAAAGCGTCCATCTATAAGAAGTCAAACAAGAGCAAAAATTTGGATGAAAGTGATGAACATGAAGACAAAATGATGGTAGCCTTTCAGATTGATTTGATTCCTGAGAAGCGGCCTTTCCTTTTATCTAGAGACTTTGTCTTTGTACGGCCTTCAGGCAAGAATGTTGAGCCATTCCAG GGGATTCTTTACCGAGTGGTGAAGAGCACACTTGTTTTGGCTGAGTTCGGATACGATTTTTATGCTCAACATGCAGAAAATTGCAAATATGACATTAGCTTCTCATTCAATAGAGTCTGTTTAAAGCGGAGCCATCAAGCAGTTACGGCTGCAATGGGCTCTTTGTTCCAGAGCTTCCTATTTCCTGATCAGATAGAAAGAATCAACAACACTGCATTGTCTTCgtctttctcttctcatctAAATCTTGGTCGGGACCAGACCATGGCTACCACACTGATAACAAGGCTCACAGGTCCACCACCTTTTCTCATTGAAGGGCCAGTCTGTGTTTCTGCAGGACGATTATCAAAAACTGGGTTGGTCATTCGAGATGCAGTCCTTAAGATATACAGAACCTCTCCACGCTGTCGAATACTGATAAATGCACCAACAAACAGCACATGTGACCTGTTTCTAAGAAGCTTGACGGATGTAATTCCAGAGTCAGAAATGTTTAGAGCAAATGCTGCCTTCCGAGAGCTTGATGGTGTACCCTATGACATCCTTCCTTCATGTGAATACAAAGGTGAATGCTTCACTTGTCCTTCACTTACGGAGCTTTCAAACTTTAAGGTGATCCTGTCAACTTTTGTAAGTAGCTTTCGGATCCACAGTGAAGGCATACAACCTGGCCATTTCAGTCATATTTTTCTGTTAGATGCTTCTTCAGCTACTGAACCAGAGACTATGGTGACTCTGGCTTTTCTTGCTGATGAGAAGACATCAGTTGTGGTCACCGGTGCTCTTGGGAACTCCTCGGGTTGGGTGCGCTCTGATATTGCTCGTAGGTATGGATTGAAGAAATCATATTTTCAGAGACTTTTGGAGAGCAAGCCATACAATAACCTTGATGGTATGTTTGTTATGCATCTTGCGGACGACTATCCATAA